In Daphnia magna isolate NIES linkage group LG5, ASM2063170v1.1, whole genome shotgun sequence, a single genomic region encodes these proteins:
- the LOC116924029 gene encoding ATP-binding cassette sub-family G member 1 isoform X1 — protein sequence MEEQGLRCSKLTKLQGNSQMTASFDLTFHDLCFSKGKGSTGKMILHKMNGAFKSGQLTAILGPSGAGKTSLMNILAGLKTSGIEGRIDVNGVERERKTFRKRSAYIMQKDHLLSNLTVDEYMTAAAHLKLGNGVSNQEKQCAIEQVMKTLGLTVSRQTRISCLSGGECKRLSVGLELINNPTILFLDEPTSGLDSSSSLQCVGLLRNIAKSGRMVVTTIHQPSSRLLEHFDHLYIVAEGSCMFQGPVQSLVPYLRTMNLNCPSYHNPADFAMDVASGEYGNVLARLVSGIENGRLIYHENPTPTSESPSSSRVTDNGFDDEDEDVNMLDGHSKKTDKTKDERLFYAAPFHTQVAVLLGRTWRTIWREKMLTMLRFAAHVVVSILMGLLYWRVGDDAAIIYNNAGLLFFNQLFILFAAMMPTIVTFPLERKVLVREHLNHWYSLKAYYLAKTLADIPFQIVFPLLYLLIVYLMTNQPMSIQRFGMLLCITICMSLVAQGIGLLVGAAFSIQVAVFVAPASTIPFLLFSGFFVNLNSIPIYMSWIADVSFFRYAFAGSMLSIYGGERAPLTCSQPYCHFRYAQKFLEQFDLAQSSYYLSVVGLLVFFFVIRVAGYVVLRFKLRHVRC from the exons GGAGCACTGGCAAGATGATCTTACACAAAATGAACGGCGCTTTCAAGTCTGGCCAGCTAACGGCAATTCTCGGACCTTCTGGTGCGGGCAAAACATCGCTCATGAATATCTTGGCTGGTTTAAA GACGAGTGGTATAGAGGGCCGAATCGACGTCAATGGGGTAGAACGGGAACGCAAAACATTCCGTAAACGATCGGCTTACATTATGCAGAAAGATCACCTGTTGTCGAACTTAACTGTTGATGAATACATGACCGCTGCTGCTCACCTGAAACTTGGAAATGGAGTCTCCAATCAAGAGAAGCAATGCGCA ATAGAACAAGTCATGAAAACGTTAGGATTAACCGTAAGTCGACAAACACGAATCTCTTGCTTATCCGGTGGTGAATGCAAGCGGCTATCCGTCGGGCTTGAATTAATAAATAACCCgaccattttatttttggatgAACCTACCAG TGGATTGGATAGCTCTTCAAGTTTGCAATGCGTCGGATTGTTACGTAACATTGCCAAGAGCGGTCGTATG GTAGTGACTACCATACACCAGCCAAGTTCAAGATTGCTGGAACATTTCGATCACCTGTACATTGTAGCCGAAGGATCGTGTATGTTCCAAGGACCGGTCCAGTCTCTAGTGCCTTATCTTCGTACGATGAATTTGAACTGCCCTAGTTACCACAATCCAGCCGATTTTG CAATGGACGTGGCCAGCGGTGAATACGGAAACGTGCTGGCCAGATTGGTATCAGGCATCGAGAATGGCCGTCTAATTTACCACGAAAATCCAACCCCAACGTCAGAGTCACCGTCTTCAAGCCGAG TAACTGACAATGGATTTGATGACGAAGACGAGGACGTAAATATGTTAGACGGCCATTCAAAGAAAACAGATAAGACTAAAGACGAACGATTGTTTTATGCGGCCCCTTTCCATACGCAAGTGGCTGTTCTACTTGGAAGAACTTGGCGAACAATTTGGAGAGAGAAA ATGTTGACGATGCTGCGTTTCGCCGCCCACGTTGTCGTCAGTATTCTGATGGGTTTGCTGTACTGGCGAGTAGGTGACGACGCCGCTATTATCTATAACAACGCAGGATTACTCTTCTTCAACCAACTCTTCATCCTTTTCGCCGCCATGATGCCGACTATTGTGACGT TTCCACTAGAGAGGAAAGTGCTGGTCAGAGAACATTTAAATCACTGGTACAGCTTGAAAGCGTATTATCTGGCGAAGACGTTGGCCGACATTCCGTTCCAGATAGTCTTCCCGTTGCTATATTTGCTGATCGTCTACTTGATGACCAATCAACCGATGAGTATTCAACGTTTCGGCATGCTTTTGTGCATCACCATTTGCATGTCGTTGGTGGCGCAAGGCATCGGATTATTAGTCGGTGCGGCGTTCAGCATTCAAGTGGCCGTTTTCGTGGCTCCGGCCAGCACGATTCCGTTTCTACTCTTTTCAGGATTCTTCGTCAATTTGAATTCTATTCCGATTTACATGTCGTGGATTGCGGATGTCAGCTTCTTCCGCTACGCCTTCGCCGGATCCATGCTATCCATTTACGGTGGCGAACGCGCGCCTCTCACCTGCTCTCAGCCTTATTGCCATTTTCGCTACGCTCAAAAGTTTCTGGAACAATTTGACCTTGCTCAGAGTTCCTACTACTTGTCCGTTGTTGGTTTGCTGGTCTTTTTCTTCGTCATACGAGTGGCTGGCTATGTCGTCTTACGTTTTAAACTGAGGCACGTACGCTGTTGA
- the LOC116924029 gene encoding ATP-binding cassette sub-family G member 1 isoform X2, with amino-acid sequence MILHKMNGAFKSGQLTAILGPSGAGKTSLMNILAGLKTSGIEGRIDVNGVERERKTFRKRSAYIMQKDHLLSNLTVDEYMTAAAHLKLGNGVSNQEKQCAIEQVMKTLGLTVSRQTRISCLSGGECKRLSVGLELINNPTILFLDEPTSGLDSSSSLQCVGLLRNIAKSGRMVVTTIHQPSSRLLEHFDHLYIVAEGSCMFQGPVQSLVPYLRTMNLNCPSYHNPADFAMDVASGEYGNVLARLVSGIENGRLIYHENPTPTSESPSSSRVTDNGFDDEDEDVNMLDGHSKKTDKTKDERLFYAAPFHTQVAVLLGRTWRTIWREKMLTMLRFAAHVVVSILMGLLYWRVGDDAAIIYNNAGLLFFNQLFILFAAMMPTIVTFPLERKVLVREHLNHWYSLKAYYLAKTLADIPFQIVFPLLYLLIVYLMTNQPMSIQRFGMLLCITICMSLVAQGIGLLVGAAFSIQVAVFVAPASTIPFLLFSGFFVNLNSIPIYMSWIADVSFFRYAFAGSMLSIYGGERAPLTCSQPYCHFRYAQKFLEQFDLAQSSYYLSVVGLLVFFFVIRVAGYVVLRFKLRHVRC; translated from the exons ATGATCTTACACAAAATGAACGGCGCTTTCAAGTCTGGCCAGCTAACGGCAATTCTCGGACCTTCTGGTGCGGGCAAAACATCGCTCATGAATATCTTGGCTGGTTTAAA GACGAGTGGTATAGAGGGCCGAATCGACGTCAATGGGGTAGAACGGGAACGCAAAACATTCCGTAAACGATCGGCTTACATTATGCAGAAAGATCACCTGTTGTCGAACTTAACTGTTGATGAATACATGACCGCTGCTGCTCACCTGAAACTTGGAAATGGAGTCTCCAATCAAGAGAAGCAATGCGCA ATAGAACAAGTCATGAAAACGTTAGGATTAACCGTAAGTCGACAAACACGAATCTCTTGCTTATCCGGTGGTGAATGCAAGCGGCTATCCGTCGGGCTTGAATTAATAAATAACCCgaccattttatttttggatgAACCTACCAG TGGATTGGATAGCTCTTCAAGTTTGCAATGCGTCGGATTGTTACGTAACATTGCCAAGAGCGGTCGTATG GTAGTGACTACCATACACCAGCCAAGTTCAAGATTGCTGGAACATTTCGATCACCTGTACATTGTAGCCGAAGGATCGTGTATGTTCCAAGGACCGGTCCAGTCTCTAGTGCCTTATCTTCGTACGATGAATTTGAACTGCCCTAGTTACCACAATCCAGCCGATTTTG CAATGGACGTGGCCAGCGGTGAATACGGAAACGTGCTGGCCAGATTGGTATCAGGCATCGAGAATGGCCGTCTAATTTACCACGAAAATCCAACCCCAACGTCAGAGTCACCGTCTTCAAGCCGAG TAACTGACAATGGATTTGATGACGAAGACGAGGACGTAAATATGTTAGACGGCCATTCAAAGAAAACAGATAAGACTAAAGACGAACGATTGTTTTATGCGGCCCCTTTCCATACGCAAGTGGCTGTTCTACTTGGAAGAACTTGGCGAACAATTTGGAGAGAGAAA ATGTTGACGATGCTGCGTTTCGCCGCCCACGTTGTCGTCAGTATTCTGATGGGTTTGCTGTACTGGCGAGTAGGTGACGACGCCGCTATTATCTATAACAACGCAGGATTACTCTTCTTCAACCAACTCTTCATCCTTTTCGCCGCCATGATGCCGACTATTGTGACGT TTCCACTAGAGAGGAAAGTGCTGGTCAGAGAACATTTAAATCACTGGTACAGCTTGAAAGCGTATTATCTGGCGAAGACGTTGGCCGACATTCCGTTCCAGATAGTCTTCCCGTTGCTATATTTGCTGATCGTCTACTTGATGACCAATCAACCGATGAGTATTCAACGTTTCGGCATGCTTTTGTGCATCACCATTTGCATGTCGTTGGTGGCGCAAGGCATCGGATTATTAGTCGGTGCGGCGTTCAGCATTCAAGTGGCCGTTTTCGTGGCTCCGGCCAGCACGATTCCGTTTCTACTCTTTTCAGGATTCTTCGTCAATTTGAATTCTATTCCGATTTACATGTCGTGGATTGCGGATGTCAGCTTCTTCCGCTACGCCTTCGCCGGATCCATGCTATCCATTTACGGTGGCGAACGCGCGCCTCTCACCTGCTCTCAGCCTTATTGCCATTTTCGCTACGCTCAAAAGTTTCTGGAACAATTTGACCTTGCTCAGAGTTCCTACTACTTGTCCGTTGTTGGTTTGCTGGTCTTTTTCTTCGTCATACGAGTGGCTGGCTATGTCGTCTTACGTTTTAAACTGAGGCACGTACGCTGTTGA
- the LOC116924038 gene encoding uncharacterized protein LOC116924038, with protein sequence MAMALIQFCCCWSTLRSGCYASALYTMVYFTVTITMVTIFGVAEGDSEAAEYGEQQTSTSASNPAEDLETLKILNICVVTLSAMGLVSTFFLFYGLAKNRCTFLLPWIVIVSCTTAVDLIYAIYLLIHMESLNPISAIIFTSDFVLVIVNVYCILCVISQYQELKRNTSAQAQAEALAVSGDLLETNNSSQPPLEEIKLGEIIDNSDPRRCRPELDAICGEALWTGCRHPDNQLHRPAEADVWLDTDDANGQQADNSQRRVTFQSGRSTVSS encoded by the exons ATGGCGATGGCTCTCATCCAGTTCTGCTGCTGTTGGAGTACGCTCCGCAGCGGCTGCTACGCTAGCGCCCTCTACACCATG GTCTATTTCACTGTAACGATTACTATGGTGACGATATTTGGCGTAGCCGAAGGCGATTCAGAAGCGGCAGAATATGGTGAACAGCAAACAAGCACTTCTGCTAGCAATCCGGCGGAAGATCTTGAAA CTCTGAAAATTCTGAACATTTGTGTCGTCACTTTGTCAGCCATGGGATTGGtttctactttttttcttttctacggTCTTGCCAAG AATCGATGCACGTTCCTGCTTCCATGGATTGTGATTGTCTCGTGTACGACAGCTGTTGACCTGATATATGCTATTTACCTGCTCATTCACATG GAATCTTTAAATCCTATATCGGCGATAATCTTCACCAGTGATTTTGTATTAGTCATCGTCAAT GTTTATTGTATCCTTTGCGTCATTTCTCAGTACCAGGAACTGAAACGGAATACATCCGCACAGGCC CAAGCTGAGGCTTTAGCTGTAAGCGGTGACTTGTTAGAAACGAACAATTCGAGCCAACCTCCGCTGGAAGAGATTAAGTTGGGCGAAATCATCGACAACTCAGATCCTCGAAGATGTCGCCCTGAATTAG ATGCCATTTGCGGAGAGGCCCTGTGGACTGGCTGTCGTCATCCGGACAACCAACTGCACAGGCCGGCGGAAGCAGACGTCTGGCTCGACACAGATGATGCCAATGGACAACAGGCCGATAATTCACAGCGACGCGTGACTTTTCAAAGTGGTCGATCAACAGTCAGTTCCTAG